The following are encoded in a window of Balaenoptera ricei isolate mBalRic1 chromosome 1, mBalRic1.hap2, whole genome shotgun sequence genomic DNA:
- the LOC132350218 gene encoding CDP-diacylglycerol--inositol 3-phosphatidyltransferase-like, whose amino-acid sequence MLCCPLSASSFYLLSGLLDAFDGHAARVLNQGTGFGAMLDMRADCCSTMCLLVNLALLYPHATLLFQLNMSLDVASHWLHLHSSVVRGSESRKMIKLSGNPVRCIYYTSRPALFILGAGNEPFYCLLLCHGPLVGFVGLF is encoded by the exons ATGCTCTGCTGCCCCCTCTCGGCCTCCTCCTTCTACCTGCTCAGTGGACTTCTGGACGCTTTTGATGGACACGCTGCTCGAGTCCTTAATCAAGGGACCGGGTTTGGGGCCATGCTGGACATGCGGGCAGACTGCTGCTCCACAATGTGTCTGCTGGTCAACCTGGCCCTGCTGTATCCTCACGCCACCCTTCTTTTCCAGCTCAACATGAGCTTGGATGTGGCCAGCCACTGGCTGCACCTCCACAGTTCTGTGGTCCGAGGCAGTGAAAGTCGCAAGATGATTAAGCTGTCTGGAAATCCAGTGCGTTGCATCTACTACACCTCCAGACCTGCTCTATTTATCCTGGGTGCTGGAAATGAGCCCTTCTACTGCCTTCTCCTCTGTCAT GGACCTTTAGTTGgctttgtaggtcttttctga